In the Malania oleifera isolate guangnan ecotype guangnan chromosome 1, ASM2987363v1, whole genome shotgun sequence genome, one interval contains:
- the LOC131151429 gene encoding glutamate receptor 3.6-like isoform X2: MNGVWFLVLTVLCNGIFPIGFAANVTKRPDNVNIGAIVYAKSFVGRVAKVAIEAAVEDVNSNPVVLSGTKLNLTIHDSNYSNFLGMVEAIQFMEGETMAIIGPPTSVSAHVVSHMANELQVPMLSFAATDPTLLSLQYPFFVMTAHSDLYQMTAIAEIIDYYGWREVIAIYVDDDHGRNGIAALGDELAKRRCTISYKAAMNTEPTRDDISDVLVKVALMESRIFVLHTYPNRGLDVLKVAQYLQMMESGYVWIATSWLSTVLDTNFPLPAEDMDNIQGVLTLRMYTPDSELKSNFVSRWDNLISGKKTVNSSFGLNSYGLYAYDTVWLLAHAIDQFFNRGGNMSFANDSKLTGIQSGGLHLDAMSIFNGGNLLLQSILQVNMTGITGPVKFTSDRSLIHPAFEVINVIGNAFRRIGYWSNYSGLSKTRPEGLYTKPPNRSSSNQELFSVIWPGQTTQKPRGWVFPNNGRHLKIGVPERVSYLDFVSRVEGTDTFKGYCIDVFISALNLLPYAVPYKLVPFGDGRNNPDCTELVRSITTGDYDAAIGDIAITTERTRMVDFTQPYIESGLVVVARVGKSNSDSWAFLKPFTPKMWFVTGISFIIVGAVVWILEHRMNDDFRGPPRKQVITALWFSFSTLFFAHRENTVSTLGRLVLIMWLFVVLIINSSYTANLTSILTVQQLSSPIKGIESLISSKVPIGYQQGSFVRDYLSNELNIHKSRLVPLKSAEDFAKALKDGPNNGGVAAVVDQRAYLEFFLSTRCEFSIIGQEFTKNGWGFAFPRDSPLAIDMSTAILKLSENGDLQRIHDKWLKSSACTSQGTKLTVDRLQLRSFWGLFLLCGVACLLALLVYLILTVRQYSQRYSEKSELSDQSSRSARSLQRFLSFVDEKEEDVKSRSKRRQTEKGSIRNNSQDESRKTENEKCSNRNVGMEDEI; the protein is encoded by the exons ATGAATGGAGTTTGGTTTCTGGTCTTGACAGTTCTTTGCAATGGCATTTTCCCAATTGGGTTTGCTGCAAATGTCACTAAAAGACCCGACAACGTGAACATTGGGGCTATTGTGTATGCCAAATCCTTCGTTGGCAGAGTTGCAAAAGTTGCAATAGAAGCTGCAGTTGAAGATGTGAATTCCAATCCAGTTGTTCTCAGTGGAACCAAGCTGAATCTCACAATTCATGACTCCAATTATAGCAATTTTCTGGGCATGGTTGAGG CTATACAGTTCATGGAAGGTGAAACCATGGCCATAATTGGCCCTCCAACTTCTGTGTCAGCTCATGTTGTTTCTCATATGGCAAATGAGCTTCAAGTCCCCATGTTATCATTTGCAGCCACAGACCCAACCCTTCTTTCCCTTCAGTATCCATTCTTCGTCATGACAGCACACAGTGATCTGTATCAGATGACTGCAATTGCAGAGATCATTGACTACTACGGATGGAGAGAAGTCATTGCAATATATGTCGATGACGATCATGGGAGAAATGGGATTGCTGCATTAGGGGATGAACTTGCCAAGAGACGGTGTACAATCTCTTATAAAGCAGCCATGAACACAGAACCAACTCGAGATGACATCTCAGATGTACTGGTTAAGGTTGCCTTAATGGAGTCTCGAATTTTCGTTCTTCACACATATCCAAATCGAGGTCTAGATGTGCTTAAAGTGGCACAATATCTCCAGATGATGGAAAGTGGGTATGTGTGGATAGCTACCAGTTGGCTTTCTACTGTCCTAGACACTAATTTTCCCCTTCCTGCAGAGGATATGGACAATATTCAAGGAGTTCTTACATTGCGCATGTACACACCAGATTCGGAGCTAAAAAGTAATTTTGTTTCCAGGTGGGACAATTTAATTAGTGGGAAGAAGACAGTTAACAGCTCATTTGGGTTGAATTCTTATGGTCTCTATGCTTATGACACCGTCTGGTTACTTGCTCATGCAATTGATCAGTTTTTCAATCGGGGGGGAAACATGTCATTTGCAAATGATTCTAAGCTAACTGGAATCCAAAGTGGGGGTTTGCATCTTGATGCTATGAGTATCTTTAATGGAGGGAACCTGCTGCTTCAGAGCATTTTACAGGTCAATATGACCGGCATAACAGGCCCAGTAAAGTTTACTTCAGACAGGTCCCTCATTCATCCTGCATTTGAAGTCATTAATGTGATAGGCAATGCATTTAGAAGGATTGGATACTGGTCTAATTATTCAGGCCTATCCAAAACACGTCCAGAAGGGCTCTACACAAAACCGCCTAACCGTTCAAGTTCAAATCAAGAACTATTCAGCGTAATCTGGCCTGGACAAACAACACAGAAGCCTAGGGGGTGGGTTTTCCCAAACAATGGAAGACATTTGAAAATTGGAGTCCCTGAGAGAGTTAGTTATCTTGACTTTGTCTCAAGAGTTGAAGGCACCGACACATTCAAAGGGTACTGCATTGATGTGTTTATATCCGCTCTGAACTTGTTGCCGTATGCAGTTCCATACAAATTAGTTCCTTTTGGGGATGGTCGTAATAACCCAGATTGCACTGAACTTGTGCGCTCAATCACTACGGGT GACTATGATGCTGCAATAGGTGATATTGCAATCACAACTGAGAGAACAAGGATGGTGGATTTTACACAGCCATATATTGAATCTGGACTGGTCGTTGTGGCCCGAGTTGGGAAGTCAAATTCTGATTCATGGGCTTTTTTGAAGCCATTTACTCCAAAGATGTGGTTTGTCACAGGCATTTCTTTCATTATCGTGGGAGCAGTTGTTTGGATTTTGGAGCATAGGATGAATGACGATTTCCGAGGCCCTCCAAGAAAACAAGTCATCACTGCTTTATG GTTTAGCTTTTCAACATTATTCTTTGCCCATC GAGAAAATACTGTCAGCACCCTCGGTCGCCTAGTGCTGATCatgtggttgtttgttgttttGATAATCAATTCTAGCTACACTGCAAATTTGACATCAATCCTGACAGTGCAACAACTTTCTTCACCCATTAAAGGGATCGAAAGTTTGATCTCCAGCAAAGTCCCCATTGGCTATCAACAGGGCTCTTTTGTGCGAGACTATCTAAGCAACGAACTCAATATTCACAAGTCTAGACTTGTTCCTCTTAAGTCTGCAGAAGACTTTGCAAAAGCCTTGAAAGATGGTCCTAACAATGGTGGTGTTGCTGCAGTGGTTGATCAGCGTGCATATTTAGAATTCTTCCTCTCCACCAGATGTGAATTCAGTATTATAGGTCAGGAGTTCACCAAAAATGGGTGGGGATTT GCCTTTCCACGAGACTCACCTTTAGCGATTGACATGTCAACTGCCATTCTGAAACTGTCAGAGAATGGGGATCTCCAAAGGATTCATGATAAATGGCTGAAGAGCAGTGCTTGCACTTCACAAGGCACAAAGCTTACAGTGGACAGGCTTCAGCTCAGAAGCTTTTGGGGTCTCTTCCTGCTATGTGGAGTAGCTTGCTTGTTGGCTCTACTTGTGTATCTCATATTGACGGTTCGCCAGTACAGTCAACGCTACTCCGAGAAGTCCGAGCTTTCTGATCAAAGCTCACGATCTGCACGAAGTCTTCAAAGATTCCTctcctttgtcgatgagaaggaGGAGGACGTAAAAAGCCGTTCCAAGAGAAGGCAAACAGAGAAAGGATCGATTAGAAACAATAGCCAAGATGAATCTAGAAAGACAGAGAATGAAAAATGTTCAAATAGGAATGTTGGAATGGAAGATGAAATCTAA
- the LOC131151429 gene encoding glutamate receptor 3.6-like isoform X3, which translates to MKMQDILCNGIFPIGFAANVTKRPDNVNIGAIVYAKSFVGRVAKVAIEAAVEDVNSNPVVLSGTKLNLTIHDSNYSNFLGMVEAIQFMEGETMAIIGPPTSVSAHVVSHMANELQVPMLSFAATDPTLLSLQYPFFVMTAHSDLYQMTAIAEIIDYYGWREVIAIYVDDDHGRNGIAALGDELAKRRCTISYKAAMNTEPTRDDISDVLVKVALMESRIFVLHTYPNRGLDVLKVAQYLQMMESGYVWIATSWLSTVLDTNFPLPAEDMDNIQGVLTLRMYTPDSELKSNFVSRWDNLISGKKTVNSSFGLNSYGLYAYDTVWLLAHAIDQFFNRGGNMSFANDSKLTGIQSGGLHLDAMSIFNGGNLLLQSILQVNMTGITGPVKFTSDRSLIHPAFEVINVIGNAFRRIGYWSNYSGLSKTRPEGLYTKPPNRSSSNQELFSVIWPGQTTQKPRGWVFPNNGRHLKIGVPERVSYLDFVSRVEGTDTFKGYCIDVFISALNLLPYAVPYKLVPFGDGRNNPDCTELVRSITTGDYDAAIGDIAITTERTRMVDFTQPYIESGLVVVARVGKSNSDSWAFLKPFTPKMWFVTGISFIIVGAVVWILEHRMNDDFRGPPRKQVITALWFSFSTLFFAHRENTVSTLGRLVLIMWLFVVLIINSSYTANLTSILTVQQLSSPIKGIESLISSKVPIGYQQGSFVRDYLSNELNIHKSRLVPLKSAEDFAKALKDGPNNGGVAAVVDQRAYLEFFLSTRCEFSIIGQEFTKNGWGFAFPRDSPLAIDMSTAILKLSENGDLQRIHDKWLKSSACTSQGTKLTVDRLQLRSFWGLFLLCGVACLLALLVYLILTVRQYSQRYSEKSELSDQSSRSARSLQRFLSFVDEKEEDVKSRSKRRQTEKGSIRNNSQDESRKTENEKCSNRNVGMEDEI; encoded by the exons ATGAAGATGCAAGACA TTCTTTGCAATGGCATTTTCCCAATTGGGTTTGCTGCAAATGTCACTAAAAGACCCGACAACGTGAACATTGGGGCTATTGTGTATGCCAAATCCTTCGTTGGCAGAGTTGCAAAAGTTGCAATAGAAGCTGCAGTTGAAGATGTGAATTCCAATCCAGTTGTTCTCAGTGGAACCAAGCTGAATCTCACAATTCATGACTCCAATTATAGCAATTTTCTGGGCATGGTTGAGG CTATACAGTTCATGGAAGGTGAAACCATGGCCATAATTGGCCCTCCAACTTCTGTGTCAGCTCATGTTGTTTCTCATATGGCAAATGAGCTTCAAGTCCCCATGTTATCATTTGCAGCCACAGACCCAACCCTTCTTTCCCTTCAGTATCCATTCTTCGTCATGACAGCACACAGTGATCTGTATCAGATGACTGCAATTGCAGAGATCATTGACTACTACGGATGGAGAGAAGTCATTGCAATATATGTCGATGACGATCATGGGAGAAATGGGATTGCTGCATTAGGGGATGAACTTGCCAAGAGACGGTGTACAATCTCTTATAAAGCAGCCATGAACACAGAACCAACTCGAGATGACATCTCAGATGTACTGGTTAAGGTTGCCTTAATGGAGTCTCGAATTTTCGTTCTTCACACATATCCAAATCGAGGTCTAGATGTGCTTAAAGTGGCACAATATCTCCAGATGATGGAAAGTGGGTATGTGTGGATAGCTACCAGTTGGCTTTCTACTGTCCTAGACACTAATTTTCCCCTTCCTGCAGAGGATATGGACAATATTCAAGGAGTTCTTACATTGCGCATGTACACACCAGATTCGGAGCTAAAAAGTAATTTTGTTTCCAGGTGGGACAATTTAATTAGTGGGAAGAAGACAGTTAACAGCTCATTTGGGTTGAATTCTTATGGTCTCTATGCTTATGACACCGTCTGGTTACTTGCTCATGCAATTGATCAGTTTTTCAATCGGGGGGGAAACATGTCATTTGCAAATGATTCTAAGCTAACTGGAATCCAAAGTGGGGGTTTGCATCTTGATGCTATGAGTATCTTTAATGGAGGGAACCTGCTGCTTCAGAGCATTTTACAGGTCAATATGACCGGCATAACAGGCCCAGTAAAGTTTACTTCAGACAGGTCCCTCATTCATCCTGCATTTGAAGTCATTAATGTGATAGGCAATGCATTTAGAAGGATTGGATACTGGTCTAATTATTCAGGCCTATCCAAAACACGTCCAGAAGGGCTCTACACAAAACCGCCTAACCGTTCAAGTTCAAATCAAGAACTATTCAGCGTAATCTGGCCTGGACAAACAACACAGAAGCCTAGGGGGTGGGTTTTCCCAAACAATGGAAGACATTTGAAAATTGGAGTCCCTGAGAGAGTTAGTTATCTTGACTTTGTCTCAAGAGTTGAAGGCACCGACACATTCAAAGGGTACTGCATTGATGTGTTTATATCCGCTCTGAACTTGTTGCCGTATGCAGTTCCATACAAATTAGTTCCTTTTGGGGATGGTCGTAATAACCCAGATTGCACTGAACTTGTGCGCTCAATCACTACGGGT GACTATGATGCTGCAATAGGTGATATTGCAATCACAACTGAGAGAACAAGGATGGTGGATTTTACACAGCCATATATTGAATCTGGACTGGTCGTTGTGGCCCGAGTTGGGAAGTCAAATTCTGATTCATGGGCTTTTTTGAAGCCATTTACTCCAAAGATGTGGTTTGTCACAGGCATTTCTTTCATTATCGTGGGAGCAGTTGTTTGGATTTTGGAGCATAGGATGAATGACGATTTCCGAGGCCCTCCAAGAAAACAAGTCATCACTGCTTTATG GTTTAGCTTTTCAACATTATTCTTTGCCCATC GAGAAAATACTGTCAGCACCCTCGGTCGCCTAGTGCTGATCatgtggttgtttgttgttttGATAATCAATTCTAGCTACACTGCAAATTTGACATCAATCCTGACAGTGCAACAACTTTCTTCACCCATTAAAGGGATCGAAAGTTTGATCTCCAGCAAAGTCCCCATTGGCTATCAACAGGGCTCTTTTGTGCGAGACTATCTAAGCAACGAACTCAATATTCACAAGTCTAGACTTGTTCCTCTTAAGTCTGCAGAAGACTTTGCAAAAGCCTTGAAAGATGGTCCTAACAATGGTGGTGTTGCTGCAGTGGTTGATCAGCGTGCATATTTAGAATTCTTCCTCTCCACCAGATGTGAATTCAGTATTATAGGTCAGGAGTTCACCAAAAATGGGTGGGGATTT GCCTTTCCACGAGACTCACCTTTAGCGATTGACATGTCAACTGCCATTCTGAAACTGTCAGAGAATGGGGATCTCCAAAGGATTCATGATAAATGGCTGAAGAGCAGTGCTTGCACTTCACAAGGCACAAAGCTTACAGTGGACAGGCTTCAGCTCAGAAGCTTTTGGGGTCTCTTCCTGCTATGTGGAGTAGCTTGCTTGTTGGCTCTACTTGTGTATCTCATATTGACGGTTCGCCAGTACAGTCAACGCTACTCCGAGAAGTCCGAGCTTTCTGATCAAAGCTCACGATCTGCACGAAGTCTTCAAAGATTCCTctcctttgtcgatgagaaggaGGAGGACGTAAAAAGCCGTTCCAAGAGAAGGCAAACAGAGAAAGGATCGATTAGAAACAATAGCCAAGATGAATCTAGAAAGACAGAGAATGAAAAATGTTCAAATAGGAATGTTGGAATGGAAGATGAAATCTAA
- the LOC131151429 gene encoding glutamate receptor 3.6-like isoform X1 codes for MNGVWFLVLTVLCNGIFPIGFAANVTKRPDNVNIGAIVYAKSFVGRVAKVAIEAAVEDVNSNPVVLSGTKLNLTIHDSNYSNFLGMVEAIQFMEGETMAIIGPPTSVSAHVVSHMANELQVPMLSFAATDPTLLSLQYPFFVMTAHSDLYQMTAIAEIIDYYGWREVIAIYVDDDHGRNGIAALGDELAKRRCTISYKAAMNTEPTRDDISDVLVKVALMESRIFVLHTYPNRGLDVLKVAQYLQMMESGYVWIATSWLSTVLDTNFPLPAEDMDNIQGVLTLRMYTPDSELKSNFVSRWDNLISGKKTVNSSFGLNSYGLYAYDTVWLLAHAIDQFFNRGGNMSFANDSKLTGIQSGGLHLDAMSIFNGGNLLLQSILQVNMTGITGPVKFTSDRSLIHPAFEVINVIGNAFRRIGYWSNYSGLSKTRPEGLYTKPPNRSSSNQELFSVIWPGQTTQKPRGWVFPNNGRHLKIGVPERVSYLDFVSRVEGTDTFKGYCIDVFISALNLLPYAVPYKLVPFGDGRNNPDCTELVRSITTGDYDAAIGDIAITTERTRMVDFTQPYIESGLVVVARVGKSNSDSWAFLKPFTPKMWFVTGISFIIVGAVVWILEHRMNDDFRGPPRKQVITALWFSFSTLFFAHRENTVSTLGRLVLIMWLFVVLIINSSYTANLTSILTVQQLSSPIKGIESLISSKVPIGYQQGSFVRDYLSNELNIHKSRLVPLKSAEDFAKALKDGPNNGGVAAVVDQRAYLEFFLSTRCEFSIIGQEFTKNGWGFVSISFKAFPRDSPLAIDMSTAILKLSENGDLQRIHDKWLKSSACTSQGTKLTVDRLQLRSFWGLFLLCGVACLLALLVYLILTVRQYSQRYSEKSELSDQSSRSARSLQRFLSFVDEKEEDVKSRSKRRQTEKGSIRNNSQDESRKTENEKCSNRNVGMEDEI; via the exons ATGAATGGAGTTTGGTTTCTGGTCTTGACAGTTCTTTGCAATGGCATTTTCCCAATTGGGTTTGCTGCAAATGTCACTAAAAGACCCGACAACGTGAACATTGGGGCTATTGTGTATGCCAAATCCTTCGTTGGCAGAGTTGCAAAAGTTGCAATAGAAGCTGCAGTTGAAGATGTGAATTCCAATCCAGTTGTTCTCAGTGGAACCAAGCTGAATCTCACAATTCATGACTCCAATTATAGCAATTTTCTGGGCATGGTTGAGG CTATACAGTTCATGGAAGGTGAAACCATGGCCATAATTGGCCCTCCAACTTCTGTGTCAGCTCATGTTGTTTCTCATATGGCAAATGAGCTTCAAGTCCCCATGTTATCATTTGCAGCCACAGACCCAACCCTTCTTTCCCTTCAGTATCCATTCTTCGTCATGACAGCACACAGTGATCTGTATCAGATGACTGCAATTGCAGAGATCATTGACTACTACGGATGGAGAGAAGTCATTGCAATATATGTCGATGACGATCATGGGAGAAATGGGATTGCTGCATTAGGGGATGAACTTGCCAAGAGACGGTGTACAATCTCTTATAAAGCAGCCATGAACACAGAACCAACTCGAGATGACATCTCAGATGTACTGGTTAAGGTTGCCTTAATGGAGTCTCGAATTTTCGTTCTTCACACATATCCAAATCGAGGTCTAGATGTGCTTAAAGTGGCACAATATCTCCAGATGATGGAAAGTGGGTATGTGTGGATAGCTACCAGTTGGCTTTCTACTGTCCTAGACACTAATTTTCCCCTTCCTGCAGAGGATATGGACAATATTCAAGGAGTTCTTACATTGCGCATGTACACACCAGATTCGGAGCTAAAAAGTAATTTTGTTTCCAGGTGGGACAATTTAATTAGTGGGAAGAAGACAGTTAACAGCTCATTTGGGTTGAATTCTTATGGTCTCTATGCTTATGACACCGTCTGGTTACTTGCTCATGCAATTGATCAGTTTTTCAATCGGGGGGGAAACATGTCATTTGCAAATGATTCTAAGCTAACTGGAATCCAAAGTGGGGGTTTGCATCTTGATGCTATGAGTATCTTTAATGGAGGGAACCTGCTGCTTCAGAGCATTTTACAGGTCAATATGACCGGCATAACAGGCCCAGTAAAGTTTACTTCAGACAGGTCCCTCATTCATCCTGCATTTGAAGTCATTAATGTGATAGGCAATGCATTTAGAAGGATTGGATACTGGTCTAATTATTCAGGCCTATCCAAAACACGTCCAGAAGGGCTCTACACAAAACCGCCTAACCGTTCAAGTTCAAATCAAGAACTATTCAGCGTAATCTGGCCTGGACAAACAACACAGAAGCCTAGGGGGTGGGTTTTCCCAAACAATGGAAGACATTTGAAAATTGGAGTCCCTGAGAGAGTTAGTTATCTTGACTTTGTCTCAAGAGTTGAAGGCACCGACACATTCAAAGGGTACTGCATTGATGTGTTTATATCCGCTCTGAACTTGTTGCCGTATGCAGTTCCATACAAATTAGTTCCTTTTGGGGATGGTCGTAATAACCCAGATTGCACTGAACTTGTGCGCTCAATCACTACGGGT GACTATGATGCTGCAATAGGTGATATTGCAATCACAACTGAGAGAACAAGGATGGTGGATTTTACACAGCCATATATTGAATCTGGACTGGTCGTTGTGGCCCGAGTTGGGAAGTCAAATTCTGATTCATGGGCTTTTTTGAAGCCATTTACTCCAAAGATGTGGTTTGTCACAGGCATTTCTTTCATTATCGTGGGAGCAGTTGTTTGGATTTTGGAGCATAGGATGAATGACGATTTCCGAGGCCCTCCAAGAAAACAAGTCATCACTGCTTTATG GTTTAGCTTTTCAACATTATTCTTTGCCCATC GAGAAAATACTGTCAGCACCCTCGGTCGCCTAGTGCTGATCatgtggttgtttgttgttttGATAATCAATTCTAGCTACACTGCAAATTTGACATCAATCCTGACAGTGCAACAACTTTCTTCACCCATTAAAGGGATCGAAAGTTTGATCTCCAGCAAAGTCCCCATTGGCTATCAACAGGGCTCTTTTGTGCGAGACTATCTAAGCAACGAACTCAATATTCACAAGTCTAGACTTGTTCCTCTTAAGTCTGCAGAAGACTTTGCAAAAGCCTTGAAAGATGGTCCTAACAATGGTGGTGTTGCTGCAGTGGTTGATCAGCGTGCATATTTAGAATTCTTCCTCTCCACCAGATGTGAATTCAGTATTATAGGTCAGGAGTTCACCAAAAATGGGTGGGGATTTGTAAGTATTTCTTTTAAG GCCTTTCCACGAGACTCACCTTTAGCGATTGACATGTCAACTGCCATTCTGAAACTGTCAGAGAATGGGGATCTCCAAAGGATTCATGATAAATGGCTGAAGAGCAGTGCTTGCACTTCACAAGGCACAAAGCTTACAGTGGACAGGCTTCAGCTCAGAAGCTTTTGGGGTCTCTTCCTGCTATGTGGAGTAGCTTGCTTGTTGGCTCTACTTGTGTATCTCATATTGACGGTTCGCCAGTACAGTCAACGCTACTCCGAGAAGTCCGAGCTTTCTGATCAAAGCTCACGATCTGCACGAAGTCTTCAAAGATTCCTctcctttgtcgatgagaaggaGGAGGACGTAAAAAGCCGTTCCAAGAGAAGGCAAACAGAGAAAGGATCGATTAGAAACAATAGCCAAGATGAATCTAGAAAGACAGAGAATGAAAAATGTTCAAATAGGAATGTTGGAATGGAAGATGAAATCTAA